In Juglans regia cultivar Chandler chromosome 13, Walnut 2.0, whole genome shotgun sequence, the following proteins share a genomic window:
- the LOC109007045 gene encoding basic blue protein-like yields the protein MARGRGSAMAVTMLLCMLLHSEMAHAATYTVGGAGGWTFNVSGWPKGKSFRAGDILVFNYSAAAHNVVAVNKVGYNACTAPRGSKVYQTGKDRIKLVKGQNFFICSFTGHCQSGMKIAVTAV from the exons ATGGCTCGGGGAAGAGGCAGTGCAATGGCTGTGACAATGTTGTTGTGCATGCTGCTGCACTCTGAGATGGCTCATGCAGCCACCTACACAGTTGGAGGTGCTGGTGGTTGGACCTTCAACGTTTCTGGCTGGCCCAAGGGAAAGAGCTTCCGTGCTGGTGACATCCTTG TGTTCAACTACAGCGCTGCAGCGCACAACGTGGTTGCTGTGAACAAAGTAGGTTATAATGCATGCACGGCCCCGCGAGGTTCAAAGGTGTATCAGACAGGGAAAGACCGGATCAAGCTTGTGAAGGGGCAAAACTTCTTCATCTGCAGTTTTACTGGTCACTGCCAATCCGGAATGAAAATCGCCGTCACTGctgtctag